One Triticum dicoccoides isolate Atlit2015 ecotype Zavitan chromosome 4B, WEW_v2.0, whole genome shotgun sequence genomic window carries:
- the LOC119294754 gene encoding suppressor of disruption of TFIIS-like has product MAFQSPVGSPFDCLLIDLDDTLYPGNTGIGPALRRNIDEFLVARFGLAADKAAALRADLFRSHGSTLAGLIALGHDVHPDEYHSYVHGRLPYDMITADPQLAVALQSMPQRKILFTNSDRAHMKRSLERLGVDEACFDGVVCFETMNPHLFGEDAEEEKGEAADVDRPAVVLKPSVHAFVTALRVAGTNPRRTLFLDDSERNIAAGKALGLRTALVGKRARSKEADYALETIGGLRRAIPEIWGADGELQPDHNVEKNKSMRADLDAVIQPTSIQA; this is encoded by the exons ATGGCCTTCCAGTCCCCCGTCGGCTCCCCCTTCGACTGCCTTCTCATAG ACCTCGACGACACGCTGTACCCGGGCAACACCGGCATTGGCCCCGCCCTGAGGCGCAACATCGACGAGTTCCTCGTGGCCCGGTTCGGCCTCGCCGCCGACAAGGCCGCCGCGCTCCGCGCCGACCTCTTCCGCTCCCACGGCAGCACCCTCGCCGGCCTCATC GCGCTCGGCCACGACGTGCACCCGGACGAGTACCACAG CTACGTGCACGGGAGGCTGCCCTACGACATGATCACCGCCGACCCGCAGCTCGCCGTCGCGCTCCAGAGCATGCCCCAGCGCAAGATC CTGTTCACCAACTCGGACCGCGCGCACATGAAGAGGTCGCTGGAGCGGCTAGGCGTCGACGAGGCCTGCTTCGACGGCGTCGTGTGCTTCGAGACCATGAACCCGCACCTCTTCGGTGAGGACGCGGAGGAGGAGAAGGGCGAGGCCGCCGACGTCGACCGCCCCGCCGTTGTCCTGAAACCGTCCGTCCACGCCTTCGTCACCGCCCTGCGCGTCGCCGGCACAAACCCACGCCGAACG CTCTTCCTCGACGACAGCGAGAGGAATATCGCCGCGGGGAAAGCTCTCGGCCTCCGCACAGCCCTG GTTGGCAAGAGGGCGAGGAGCAAGGAGGCGGACTACGCGCTGGAGACCATCGGCGGCCTCCGGCGAGCCATCCCGGAGATCTGGGGCGCCGACGGCGAGCTCCAGCCCGACCACAACGTGGAGAAGAACAAGAGCATGAGGGCCGACCTGGACGCCGTCATCCAGCCCACCTCCATCCAGGCATGA